In Terriglobia bacterium, the genomic stretch TGGAAGACTGGCTCGCCGGAGATTGTGTCCGTGCCATCCCTTGTAGCGTCGGAGAGCAACCGCCTGGCAAGCCGATTGGATGCCACGTTTGTTTTCGCGGCGACCGCCTCGAGGTAGAATTCACGGATACCGTTCCTTTTCAGGCCGGTCCGCAGCTCGTCGAGGGCCTGCACCACCGTCTCTGTTCCCAGGCCACGACCGCGCCTGGGTTCGATGACGGCACACCCGAGGTGAAAGCAGGCAACACGGCCTACCGATTTGACCTGGAGGAACACTGCGATGGACTGTACGATTCCTGCAGCGATGCTGGCGTATGTTAATCGCAGTTCTCCCTTTGGTTGGTCAACGAGGACCTTAAGCTCAGGATAAATGTCGCACGCCCGCATCTTCACAGTGCCCTTGTCGAGTGCGGCCTGCAAGTACACGAGCGCATCCATCATATTGGTCATCTGAGGCATGCAGTTATGCTTTCTCCGACGACGGAGAGCGATTGCTCAAGAAACAAATCACAGTGCTATGTGCCGCGCCGGATTTCTTATTATGTCATCGAACTTAGACGGCTTCGGCAGATGTCCAGCATCTCCTTCACTCCAGCTTCCGCCTCTTTGCCGTAAGCCAGAGCTTCAGGTAGCGCGGCGAACTCCAGCGCTGATGCCATTTTCTTCAACAGTTCATCGATGGCTGCGTCCGCGTCACTGGCTTTCAGTCCGACTGTTGTGGAGAGCGTCCGGAAGTCTCCACGGCGCAGGTTGTCGTCCCGGCCATTGAGCTTGAGGGCCAAACGGTCATGCTTCAGGCGCGGAAAGACGCGCGTTGTGACGGCATCGTAAAGCGGGGCCATGCGGACGCTGCGGAATTGGCGATCCCCAGGCTCCGCGATTTTCAGCAATGCCATATTTTTGAGAT encodes the following:
- a CDS encoding GNAT family N-acetyltransferase — translated: MPQMTNMMDALVYLQAALDKGTVKMRACDIYPELKVLVDQPKGELRLTYASIAAGIVQSIAVFLQVKSVGRVACFHLGCAVIEPRRGRGLGTETVVQALDELRTGLKRNGIREFYLEAVAAKTNVASNRLARRLLSDATRDGTDTISGEPVFHYLKLIK